AACTGCACGGTATGCCAACCCGCATCGCGTGCGGCGTCCAGCTCCTCGTGGATATCGGACAAAAACAGCAGCTGCTCTGCGGGCAGGCCAATCTGGCTGGCGATATTGCGATAGGCATCCACCTCACGTTTGGCACCCATATGGGTATCAAAGTAGCCGCTGAACAGCCCGGTGATATCACCGGCATCGCTGTAGCCAAACAGTAATTTCTGCGCCGCCACCGAGCCGGAGGAATAAACATACAGCGCCAGCCCCTGCTGCTGCCAGCGCCGTAAGGCGGGCAGCACATCCGGATAAAGATGGCCGGTAAAACTGCCGTTGAGATAGCCGTCACGCCAGACCATCCCTTGTAACGCCTTCAGCGCGGTGGACTTACGATCTTCATCCATAAAGCCAAACAGCACGTCGATAAGCTCCTGCACCGTTGCCTCCGGGCGCTCAACCTCCGCCCGCAGCTGGTCGAGAGCCTGCGCCACCGCGGGCTGCTGCTGGTTACCGATGATAAAGGACGGCAAATTTTCGCGGGCGTAAGGGAACAGCACATTATGTACAAAGCGGATATCGCTGGTGGTGCCTTCAATATCGGTGACGATGGCGCGGATCATAGTTTCTCCAACAGACGGCGTTGTAATTCACACTGGAACAGAAACTCCAGCCCTTCAAGGTGGCGGCGTGCTTCATTCACGTCTTTGCCCCAGCAGGTCAGCCCGTGACCGCGCAGCAGAAAGCCGTAGCGCAGTGGCTGTGCGGCGGCAAACCGCTCAATACGCCGTGCCAGCGCGTCAATATCCTGGTCGTTATCGAACAGGGCTATGGCTACGCGGTCAAGGTGCGAATGTTGCCCGGACAGCGTCTTCTGCATTTCGTAACCCTGTAGAACCAGCGCCGCGCCCTGCTCTACCCGCGACAGCACGGTCGAGTTCACCGTATGGGTATGCAGCACCGCTCCGGCGTCAGGGAACAGACGATAGATTAAGGTATGCAGGCCGGTTTCCGCCGAGGGTTTACGACCGGACGGCACGCGATGAGTGGCAATCTCCACCTGAATAAAGTCATCGGGCGTCAGGCTGCCTTTGTCTTTGCCGGAGGTGCTTAGCAGGCAGGTTTGCTCATCCTGGCGCAGCGACATATTGCCGCCGGTCGCCGGGGCCCAGCCGCGTTCACCAATCCAGTGACAGGCGGCAACCAATTGATCTAGCTGTGCGCATTGCGTCATGCCGTTCCCTTCGATTCAGGCTAAAGCGTTCGCAGCAGCGCGAACCCCAACAGATATAGACGTCTAAGCGTCTTGATTGCCAAATACTATCACCCTGTGGTGGTGAAATGAAGGGAGAATTATTGAGTTGGGATAAGGGAGAGCAGGTAGAACAACGCTTACCGCCAGCGGGGGTTTGTTACAGATAAGAGATAGCCTGGCCCGGAAAGCAAAAATAAACGGCTGGCGAATGACAATTTAAATGTTTTGTAATCTGAATTTTTTAGCCTGCTCTATCCAGGCTAAAATTTGACATCTGTCCTCAATCAGGGCGTGAGCTGCATCCTGACAGTAGTCAATGACATAGAAGTGATGGTCTTTGTCGCGATCAATAAAGTAGGAATAAACCACGTAGCTGTCGCTTGTTGAGGCCCATTGAACCTTGAGTCCATGTTCATCTTCCCAACAGCAGCCCTCCTGCCAGATATGTACATGGTGCAAATCTTCGGCTCTGGCCGTCGGGGGGCGCTCCATAAGCTTGTCGCGACCTATAGTGTCGATATGCGCAGGGTGCTGCAACTGAATATGGATAGGAGGAGCGGGAATATCATAATAATCAAGGCATTCCCGTTTGTACTGCTCAAATTCTTCAATGGGGAGAGCGGTAAAAGCGAACTGACTTATCACTTCTGCCAGCGCTTGCGATCGGCTTATTTTGCATCCCATTGTTGTCGCTTCTCTTCCATTTTGGCTGCAAGAATGGCCGAAGCTGCAGTGAGCCGAGCCTTGTGGTCAGCATTGCGGCGCAGTGTCTGGCGAGGTTTTTCGCCTGTTCCCGCTTCGTGCTTCTGTGTCATACGTTGCTCCTTATCACGTATTGTGATTCACTTGTTCAGTATATAACCACGGTCATATCCATTCAACATCATATTGAGAAGAGCCTGTCTCCCTGGCTCTTGTCTGCATCGGCCTGGTAAATAGTGCAGTATGGGTAAGACCAGAAAATATTTAATCCAGTAATATCCATATACCTCATAGATTTAAGCCTGTTTACTGCCACCGTGTTATATTGCCAGCAACACCGACCTTCCCCCAATTACCGCATTGCACAAGGGTTACTACAGATGAGCCAGACGTCGTTCACCCCAGAGAGCAAACTGCCCGCGCTGGGAACCACTATTTTCAGCCAGATGAGCGCGCTCGCGCAGCAGCATAACGCCATTAACCTGTCGCAGGGCTTTCCGGACTTTGACGGCCCGCACTACCTGCAACAGCGTCTGGCGCATCATGTTGGCCAGGGGGCTAACCAGTACGCGCCGATGACCGGCGTGCCCGCTCTGCGTGAAGCCATAGCGAAAAAAACCGCCGAACTGTATGGCTATAAGCCGGATGCCAACAGCGAGATCACCGTGACCGCCGGGGCAACCGAAGCGCTGTTCGCCGCCATTACCGCGCTGGTTCGCGCGGGCGACGAGGTGATCTGTTTTGACCCGAGCTACGACAGCTATGCGCCAGCCGTGACGCTGGCAGGCGGCGTGCTGAAGCGCATCGCGTTGCAACCGCCGGCATTCCGCGTCGACTGGCAGGCCTTTAAGGCGCTGCTGTCACCGCGCACCCGGCTGGTTATCCTCAATACGCCGCACAATCCTTCGGCCACCGTCTGGCAGCAGAGCGATTTTAACGCCCTGTGGCAGGCGATTGCCGACCAGCAGATCTACGTGCTTAGCGACGAAGTGTATGAACATATCTGCTTTGACGCCAACGGCCACGCCAGCGTACTGGCGCATCAACAGCTGCGCCAGCGCGCTGTCGCCGTTTCCTCTTTCGGCAAAACCTTTCATATGACCGGCTGGAAAGTGGGTTACTGCGTGGCGCCTGCCGCGATAAGCAGCGAAGTGCGTAAGGTGCATCAATACCTGACCTTTTCGGTGAATACCCCGGCACAGCTGGCGATTGCCGATATGCTGGAGCAGGAACCGGCGCACTACCGCCAACTGCCGGAATTCTACCGCGCGCGCCGTGACCGCTTCGTGCAGGCGCTGGCGCGCAGCCGTTTCAAGCTGCTGCCCTGTGAAGGCACCTATTTCCTGTTGGCGGACTACAGCGCCATCTCCAGCCTGGACGACGTGGCGTTCTGCCAGTGGCTGACGAAAGAAGCCGGCGTGGCGGCCATTCCGCTGTCGGTCTTCTGCGCTGACGCCTTCCCGCATAAACTTATCCGCCTGTGCTTCGCCAAACGGGAAGCCACGCTGGATGCCGCCGCGGAGCGCCTGTGTCAACTTTAAAACTGAGCGTATTACAGCAGCCGCTGGTATGGATGGACGGCGCGGCGAATCTGCGCTTTTTCGACGGGCTGCTGGCGGATATCCACCGGCGTGACCTGATCGTGCTGCCGGAGATGTTTACCAGCGGTTTTGCGATGGAAGCCGCTGAACGTTCGCTGCCACAGCCAGAGGTGGTTGCCTGGTTACGGGAAAAGGCACGGGCGGCGGATGCCATGATCGCCGGCAGCGCGGCCATCCGCACAGAACACGGCGCGGTGAACCGTTTCTTTCTGGTGGAGCCTGCGGGTACTGTGCATCACTACGACAAGCGCCACCTGTTCCGCATGGCGGGTGAGCATCAGCACTATCTGGCGGGCAGCCGCCGTGAGATCGTCACCTGGCGCGGCTGGCGAATTTTACCCCAGGTGTGTTACGACCTGCGCTTTCCGGTGTTCTCGCGTAATCAGAATGACTACGACTTAGCGCTGTACGTGGCCAACTGGCCGGCCGCACGCGCGCTGCACTGGCAGGTATTGTTGCAGGCGCGGGCGATTGAGAACCAGGCGTACATCGCCGGATGCAACCGCGTCGGCAGCGACGGTAACGGGCATCAGTACAGCGGCGACAGCCGCATTATCAGCCCACAGGGTGAGATGCTGGCGGCCGGAGAAGCCCATCAGCCCGCGCGCCTCGACGCCGACCTCTCGCTGGACGCGTTGCGCGACTACCGCACGCGCTTCCCGGCATGGCGCGATGCCGACCGCTTTAGCCTGCCGGAGTAATCACCTTTTCGGCATGCGGGGCTTTTACCCGATTAAACAGCAGGTTCAGCGTCACCGACACCAGGCAGGCCGCGCTGATACCGGAATGGAAGATGGTGCGAACCCAGCCGGGGAACTGATCGTAGAACGACGGCATCACGATCGGGATCATGCCGAAAGCAATCGACGTGGCGACAATCACCAGATTCATATTGTCCTTATAGTCGACCTTCGCCAGCGTGCGGATACCGCTGGCCGCCACGGTGCCAAACAGCACCACGCCAGCCCCGCCGAGCACCGGCATCGGGATTGCGGCCACCACGCGTCCGAGTAGCGGGAAAAAGCCGAGCAGCACCAGGATCACGCCCCCCGCCGCCACGACAAAACGGCTTTTTACCCCGGTCATCGCCACCAGCCCGATATTCTGGGCAAACGCACTCTGCGGGAAGGAGTTAAACAACGGGGCCAGCGCGCTGGTCAACATATCGGCACGCAGCCCACGGGTAATGCGCTTGCCGTCCACCTCGCTGCCAATAATGTCGCTAACGGCGAGCAGGCCTGCGGTGGTTTCCGTCAGCAGCACCAGTACGATCAGCGTCATCGACACAATCGCCGCCACGTCAAATACCGGCATGCCAAAGTTCAGCATGCCCGGCAGCGCCAGCCATTGCCCCTGTGCCACCGCACTAAAGTCGGCCTGGCCGGTGAACAGCGCAATCACCGTTCCTACCGCCATCGCCAGCAGTACTGCCAGCCGTTTAATTGCCGCACTGCCCACGCGGTTAAATAGCAGCACCAGCGCCAGCGTCAGCGCCGCCAGGCCAATATGATGAGGCGATCCCCAGCCGGGTAACTGCGGGCTGCCCCCCATCGCCCAGCGTGCCGCGACCGGCATCAGCGACAGGCCGATCACGGCGATCACCGTGCCGGTCACCAGCGGCGGGAAGAAGCGAATAATATGGGCAAACAGCGGCGCGATCAGCAGGCCGATCAGCGACGAGGCGATAATCGCGCCAAACACCACCGGCAAACCGCCGCCGCCGGTCACCAGCGTGACCATGGTGGCCACACCGGCAAAAGAGACGCCCTGCACCAGCGGCAGGCGCGCACCGAATCCCGGCAGGCCCAGCGCCTGGAGCAGCGTGGCGCAGCCGCTGACAAACAGCGCGGCGGTCACCAGCATGCCCAGCTGGCTGGCATTCAGCCCGGCGGCGGCGCCAATAATCAACGGCGGGGCAATAATGCCGCCGTACATAGTCAGTACATGTTGCAAACCCCAGGCAAAAGCTTTGCCTGCCGGATAACGCGTATCTTCTGGCCTGACGCTCATAGGTTGCTGCCTTCTGTTGGTTTATCGCCCGATCAGCTGCCGCGGTAGGTTGACCAGGACCAGGGGGAGATCAAAAAAGGTAAGTGGTAATGGCCGCCGTGTGCCGCGATAGCGAAATCAATTTGCGCCGTGACATACAGTGCATCACGCCCTCCGGCGGCAAAGTAATCGCCAATCGCCGCCGTCAGACGGTAGTGCCCGGCGGCCAGCGCCTGCGGCGTCAGATCGCCCAGACGGCCGTCGGCGTTGGTCACGCCCTGTGCCAGCGGCAGCCAGTCGTCAGCGTTCTTCTGCTCAAGCCGGATGGCGACCCCGGCGGCCGGTTTTCCCAGCGCGGTATCAAGAATATGCGTACTGATGGTGCTCACAGAAAAGTCTCCTTCAGGCGTAATAAGGTGATTTCGCGCAGCTGATGGAGAGCTTCCCGCTGCTCCTGCGGCGCCTCGTTTTGCAGACGACGTTGCAGCTCAGCCAGCATTTGCTCGCCGCTGCGCCCTTTGGCGCGGATCAAAAACACCCGGCCAAAACGCCGTTCGTAGGCGGCATTGCACGCCGCCAGCGCCTGCGTCAGCAATGCATCCGCTTCATTCACCTCGCCCTGTTCCTGGCGAGACAGCTGCGCCTCTTTG
This DNA window, taken from Erwinia tasmaniensis Et1/99, encodes the following:
- the mtnC gene encoding acireductone synthase, coding for MIRAIVTDIEGTTSDIRFVHNVLFPYARENLPSFIIGNQQQPAVAQALDQLRAEVERPEATVQELIDVLFGFMDEDRKSTALKALQGMVWRDGYLNGSFTGHLYPDVLPALRRWQQQGLALYVYSSGSVAAQKLLFGYSDAGDITGLFSGYFDTHMGAKREVDAYRNIASQIGLPAEQLLFLSDIHEELDAARDAGWHTVQLIRGAADNASRHRQVTDFDRINQELLNS
- a CDS encoding methylthioribulose 1-phosphate dehydratase → MTQCAQLDQLVAACHWIGERGWAPATGGNMSLRQDEQTCLLSTSGKDKGSLTPDDFIQVEIATHRVPSGRKPSAETGLHTLIYRLFPDAGAVLHTHTVNSTVLSRVEQGAALVLQGYEMQKTLSGQHSHLDRVAIALFDNDQDIDALARRIERFAAAQPLRYGFLLRGHGLTCWGKDVNEARRHLEGLEFLFQCELQRRLLEKL
- a CDS encoding type II toxin-antitoxin system YafO family toxin codes for the protein MGCKISRSQALAEVISQFAFTALPIEEFEQYKRECLDYYDIPAPPIHIQLQHPAHIDTIGRDKLMERPPTARAEDLHHVHIWQEGCCWEDEHGLKVQWASTSDSYVVYSYFIDRDKDHHFYVIDYCQDAAHALIEDRCQILAWIEQAKKFRLQNI
- a CDS encoding pyridoxal phosphate-dependent aminotransferase, translated to MSQTSFTPESKLPALGTTIFSQMSALAQQHNAINLSQGFPDFDGPHYLQQRLAHHVGQGANQYAPMTGVPALREAIAKKTAELYGYKPDANSEITVTAGATEALFAAITALVRAGDEVICFDPSYDSYAPAVTLAGGVLKRIALQPPAFRVDWQAFKALLSPRTRLVILNTPHNPSATVWQQSDFNALWQAIADQQIYVLSDEVYEHICFDANGHASVLAHQQLRQRAVAVSSFGKTFHMTGWKVGYCVAPAAISSEVRKVHQYLTFSVNTPAQLAIADMLEQEPAHYRQLPEFYRARRDRFVQALARSRFKLLPCEGTYFLLADYSAISSLDDVAFCQWLTKEAGVAAIPLSVFCADAFPHKLIRLCFAKREATLDAAAERLCQL
- a CDS encoding amidohydrolase; the protein is MSTLKLSVLQQPLVWMDGAANLRFFDGLLADIHRRDLIVLPEMFTSGFAMEAAERSLPQPEVVAWLREKARAADAMIAGSAAIRTEHGAVNRFFLVEPAGTVHHYDKRHLFRMAGEHQHYLAGSRREIVTWRGWRILPQVCYDLRFPVFSRNQNDYDLALYVANWPAARALHWQVLLQARAIENQAYIAGCNRVGSDGNGHQYSGDSRIISPQGEMLAAGEAHQPARLDADLSLDALRDYRTRFPAWRDADRFSLPE
- a CDS encoding nucleobase:cation symporter-2 family protein; translation: MSVRPEDTRYPAGKAFAWGLQHVLTMYGGIIAPPLIIGAAAGLNASQLGMLVTAALFVSGCATLLQALGLPGFGARLPLVQGVSFAGVATMVTLVTGGGGLPVVFGAIIASSLIGLLIAPLFAHIIRFFPPLVTGTVIAVIGLSLMPVAARWAMGGSPQLPGWGSPHHIGLAALTLALVLLFNRVGSAAIKRLAVLLAMAVGTVIALFTGQADFSAVAQGQWLALPGMLNFGMPVFDVAAIVSMTLIVLVLLTETTAGLLAVSDIIGSEVDGKRITRGLRADMLTSALAPLFNSFPQSAFAQNIGLVAMTGVKSRFVVAAGGVILVLLGFFPLLGRVVAAIPMPVLGGAGVVLFGTVAASGIRTLAKVDYKDNMNLVIVATSIAFGMIPIVMPSFYDQFPGWVRTIFHSGISAACLVSVTLNLLFNRVKAPHAEKVITPAG
- the uraH gene encoding hydroxyisourate hydrolase, whose translation is MSTISTHILDTALGKPAAGVAIRLEQKNADDWLPLAQGVTNADGRLGDLTPQALAAGHYRLTAAIGDYFAAGGRDALYVTAQIDFAIAAHGGHYHLPFLISPWSWSTYRGS
- the uraD gene encoding 2-oxo-4-hydroxy-4-carboxy-5-ureidoimidazoline decarboxylase, with protein sequence MNLDEFNQASAAEAQQAIAHCVALPDWIASLVAARPWRSLDALLVVADGLAQRWDGVALSRALSAHPRIGERAAGAGKEAQLSRQEQGEVNEADALLTQALAACNAAYERRFGRVFLIRAKGRSGEQMLAELQRRLQNEAPQEQREALHQLREITLLRLKETFL